The proteins below are encoded in one region of Phaseolus vulgaris cultivar G19833 chromosome 1, P. vulgaris v2.0, whole genome shotgun sequence:
- the LOC137816731 gene encoding uncharacterized protein: MASLSVSMVLSHSSATKNMSKSNPAPSEAFLKRSAVKKSSEPKLQKLNMEASLKEKAVKGLTAAAVASCMVIPEVAHAAPYDFSPSLQNFLLSIAAGGFVLVAIFAAVIGVSNFDPVKRT; encoded by the coding sequence ATGGCTTCTCTCTCAGTTTCAATGGTTCTTTCACACAGCTCCGCCACCAAGAACATGTCAAAGTCAAACCCTGCTCCCTCCGAAGCCTTCTTGAAGAGGAGTGCGGTGAAGAAATCGTCAGAGCCAAAACTACAAAAACTCAACATGGAAGCGTCTTTGAAGGAAAAAGCAGTGAAGGGTCTCACTGCTGCTGCAGTAGCATCGTGCATGGTGATTCCTGAAGTGGCTCATGCAGCGCCGTATGATTTCTCTCCTTCGCTCCAAAACTTTCTGCTAAGTATTGCGGCTGGTGGGTTTGTGCTCGTGGCGATATTTGCTGCTGTTATTGGAGTCTCCAACTTTGATCCAGTTAAGAGAACTTGA
- the LOC137815408 gene encoding serine/threonine/tyrosine-protein kinase HT1-like — protein sequence MSFKNSPKIQHKGDSPYLSRQSSNPSCRAKAQKNVEPPSPLLVGCCRGFTNSKTTGSSASTSPQHPKQQQYQRLLQKVEDLEKEVRKQREVGVMYKRKMERTEEYLRHCLEIAEENGILDLTLNYNGDSQQSPLSLHSISSPQIPTSPPHHAHHPNLATIIHQAKTNGWYIHPNEIKLEEKIGEGSTAEIHRGTWRGFEVAVKCISQDFFRLNQHGVVYFSQELETLSRQRHRFVLQLMGACIEPPHHAWVVTEYLSTTLKEWLHGPGNRRRERMVPLPPLQERLGRALEIAQAMQYLHEQKPKLLHRDLKPSNIFLDDAMHVRVADFGHARFLGDEEMALTGETGTYVYMAPEVIRSEPYNENCDVYSFGIILNELLTGNYPYVETQYGPTKIAMEVVENKLRPKLPCDDDDVGKLRELLHLISLCWDQNPTTRPSFATITLSLKTYANNNLV from the exons ATGAGTTTCAAGAACAGCCCTAAAATTCAGCACAAGGGAGACTCTCCTTACCTGTCTCGACAGTCATCGAACCCTAGTTGTAGGGCCAAAGCACAGAAGAATGTGGAGCCACCAAGCCCTCTACTTGTAGGGTGCTGCAGAGGCTTCACCAATAGTAAGACTACAGGCTCCTCTGCTTCCACATCTCCACAACATCCAAAACAGCAACAGTACCAAAGACTACTGCAAAAG GTGGAAGATTTGGAAAAGGAAGTGAGAAAGCAAAGAGAAGTAGGAGTGATGTACAAGAGAAAAATGGAAAGAACAGAAGAGTACTTGAGACATTGTCTTGAGATAGCAGAAGAAAATGGAATATTGGATCTGACTCTGAACTACAATGGTGATTCTCAACAATCTCCACTCTCTCTTCACTCCATTTCCAGCCCTCAGATTCCCACTTCTCCACCACACCATGCCCACCACCCCAATCTTGCAACCATTATTCATCAAGCTAAAACCAATGGCTGGTACATTCATCCAAATGAG ATTAAATTGGAAGAGAAAATTGGGGAAGGAAGCACCGCAGAGATTCACAGAGGAACATGGCGTGGATTTGAGGTCGCAGTGAAATGCATATCGCAAGACTTTTTCCGTCTAAACCAACACGGCGTCGTTTACTTTTCCCAGGAGCTCGAAACGCTGTCGCGGCAGCGCCACAGGTTCGTGCTTCAGCTCATGGGCGCGTGTATCGAACCTCCCCACCACGCGTGGGTGGTCACGGAGTACCTGAGCACCACGCTGAAGGAGTGGCTCCATGGGCCTGGGAACCGGCGCAGGGAGCGGATGGTGCCACTTCCACCCTTGCAAGAGAGACTGGGCCGGGCCTTGGAAATAGCCCAAGCCATGCAGTACTTGCACGAGCAGAAGCCCAAACTCCTTCACCGCGACTTGAAGCCCAGCAACATATTCCTTGATGACGCCATGCACGTTAGAGTCGCGGATTTTGGCCACGCGCGGTTCTTGGGTGACGAAGAAATGGCCCTAACCGGAGAAACAG GAACATACGTTTACATGGCACCAGAGGTGATCCGAAGTGAACCTTACAATGAAAATTGTGATGTATACAGTTTTGGTATCATACTGAACGAGCTACTAACTGGAAATTACCCTTATGTTGAGACACAATATGGTCCCACCAAG ATTGCCATGGAAGTTGTGGAGAATAAGCTTCGACCTAAGCTTCCATGTGATGACGATGATGTTGGAAAACTGAGAGAGCTTCTTCACCTTATTTCTCTTTGTTGGGACCAAAATCCAACAACTCGACCATCCTTTGCCACAATCACTCTTTCTCTCAAAACTTATGCCAACAACAATCTCGTTTAG
- the LOC137816729 gene encoding protein BIG GRAIN 1-like A, with the protein MYNLEKPRRDDDNKLRTPSFSTTLLDQIYSSIDEGERKNGETKFYRHTTMSTSKKQSSRGNSKSVDADKKFVGAKADKKKLHRDEDALFFSSTSVSSDSSFGFSSSDNESISREPCLVPCARLVGASASFRSERYGIRMFEGLCRNSHTSEERHVAARNEEMLIKSKSRALKIYNNLKKVKQPISPGGRVTSFLNSLFANTKKTSSRSCGEVRHASSSSSSSSSSSSSTCSSASSLSRSCLSKTMSSERERMRNGVKQTVRFYPVSVIVGEDSRPCGHKRLCEGEEASRGFLREYRQNPKKGNDLVLKDLSLRSKVDYDEEEDDDDDASSYASSDLFELDHLAVFGSERYCEELPVYETTHVGTNRAIANGLIV; encoded by the coding sequence ATGTACAACTTAGAAAAGCCCCGAAGAGACGATGACAACAAGCTACGAACTCCATCTTTCTCTACCACTCTCCTTGACCAAATCTACAGTTCCATCGACgagggagagagaaaaaacgGCGAAACCAAATTCTACAGACACACAACGATGAGCACCAGCAAGAAACAGAGTAGTAGGGGCAATTCGAAATCCGTTGACGCGGATAAAAAATTTGTCGGCGCGAAAGCcgacaaaaaaaaattgcaccGCGACGAGGATGCTTTGTTCTTCAGCTCCACCTCGGTTTCCTCGGATTCCAGCTTTGGATTCTCATCGTCCGACAACGAATCCATCTCGCGCGAACCGTGTCTGGTGCCGTGCGCCAGGCTCGTGGGCGCGAGCGCGTCGTTCCGGTCGGAGAGATACGGAATTCGCATGTTCGAGGGATTGTGTCGGAACTCCCACACCTCTGAGGAGCGACACGTGGCGGCTCGCAATGAGGAGATGCTAATAAAATCCAAGTCCCGGGCGTTGAAGATTTACAACAACCTTAAAAaggtgaaacaaccgatttctCCTGGTGGTCGAGTCACCAGTTTCCTCAACTCGCTCTTCGCGAACACTAAGAAAACAAGTTCCCGCTCGTGCGGCGAAGTGCGACacgcttcttcatcttcttcttcttcttcttcatccagCTCCTCCACGTGCTCCTCTGCTTCCTCATTGTCCCGCTCTTGTTTGAGCAAAACCATGTCTTCAGAAAGAGAGAGGATGCGCAATGGGGTGAAGCAAACCGTGCGTTTTTACCCCGTGAGTGTAATCGTGGGTGAAGATAGTCGACCCTGTGGGCACAAACGTTTGTGTGAAGGGGAAGAAGCTTCTAGAGGGTTCTTGAGAGAGTACCGACAGAATCCAAAGAAGGGCAATGATTTGGTTTTAAAGGACTTGTCTTTGAGGAGTAAAGTTGATTATGATGAGGaggaggatgatgatgatgatgcatCGAGTTATGCAAGTTCGGATCTCTTCGAGCTTGATCATTTGGCTGTGTTTGGAAGTGAAAGGTACTGTGAGGAGCTTCCAGTGTATGAAACCACTCATGTTGGTACTAACCGCGCCATTGCTAATGGCCTCATAGTGTAG
- the LOC137816730 gene encoding thermospermine synthase ACAULIS5 encodes MGEAPEVFYINGFSKFGHETQQQNHVNDQNHDSSWYEEIIDDDLKWSFKLNSVLHKAISEYQDIALLDTKRFGKALVLDGKMQSAETDEFIYHECLIHPPLLCHPNPKTVFIMGGGEGSAAREALKHRSMDRVVMCDIDKEVVDFCKKYLIANREAFSNKKLDLVINDAKAELVKRKERFDIIVGDLADPLEDGPCYQLYTKSFYEKILKPKLNDNGIFVTQAGPAGIFTHKEVFTSIYNTIKQVFKYVIAYTTHVPSFADTWGWVMASDQPLSICAEEMDRRIAARIDGELLYLNGAWFHSSTTMNKTVYQSLQNETHVYTEENARFIPGHGMAFRL; translated from the exons ATGGGTGAAGCTCCAGAAGTGTTCTACATTAATGGGTTCTCAAAGTTTGGGCACGAAACCCAACAACAAAACCATGTCAACGATCAGAACCATGACTCCTCTTGGTACGAGGAAATCATCGATGATGATCTCAAATGGTCTTTTAAACTCAACAG TGTGCTCCATAAAGCGATTAGTGAGTACCAGGACATAGCTCTCTTGGATACAAAACGTTTTGGAAAG GCTTTGGTGCTTGATGGAAAGATGCAGAGTGCTGAAACGGACGAGTTTATTTATCATGAATGCTTGATTCACCCTCCTCTTTTGTGCCACCCTAA TCCCAAGACTGTGTTTATAATGGGGGGAGGTGAAGGTTCTGCAGCAAGGGAAGCCCTTAAACACAGGTCAATGGACAGAGTGGTCATGTGTGATATAGACAAG GAAGTGGTAGATTTCTGCAAAAAATACTTGATTGCAAATAGGGAAGCATTTTCTAATAAGAAGCTCGACCTTGTCATCAATGATGCCAA GGCTGAATTGGTGAAGAGAAAGGAGAGATTTGATATTATTGTTGGAGATTTGGCAGACCCACTTGAAGATGGGCCTTGTTATCAACTCTACACCAAATCCTTCTATGAGAAGATACTGAAACCCAAGCTAAATGATAATGGCATTTTTGTGACCCAG GCTGGACCAGCAGGTATCTTCACACACAAAGAGGTCTTCACTTCTATATATAACACAATCAAACAGGTCTTCAAAT ATGTCATTGCATACACAACTCATGTACCATCATTTGCTGACACATGGGGATGGGTCATG GCTTCGGATCAACCACTATCAATTTGTGCTGAAGAAATGGACAGAAGAATCGCAGCAAGAATAGATGGGGAACTTCTCTATCTAAATGGTGCTTGGTTCCATTCATCTACAACCATGAATAAAACTGTTTACCAATC TCTGCAGAATGAAACTCATGTGTACACGGAAGAAAATGCTAGATTTATTCCAGGACATGGAATGGCTTTTCGCCTCTAA
- the LOC137815354 gene encoding uncharacterized protein produces MEPGFKAFVKEKWGSYNGQGNNISSLKEKLKYLKADLKVWNKNVFGCLQTNQKQILKDIEILDVKDDNDVLEESDQIRRMELLSQLRMIDNKLNSLARQKARTNWYKFGDMNSKFYHTTIRWRRLKNEVKGVQVGGQWCEEPEVVRREAKALFENRFTATRDFGVNLGSVEFKSLPHDISLSMVSSFTEEEVKEAVWQCEGSKSPGPDGFNFTFIRNCWDVLKSDVMEAVNSFQETGVIPKGCNASFIALVPDDFLRQVHRVCQK; encoded by the coding sequence ATGGAGCCAGGGTTCAAGGCGTTTGTGAAGGAGAAATGGGGGTCGTATAATGGACAGGGAAACAACATTTCTAGCCTtaaggaaaaattaaaatacttgAAGGCAGACCTCAAAGTGTGGAATAAGAATGTGTTTGGGTGTCTGCAGACAAATCAAAAGCAAATCCTGAAGGATATTGAGATCCTTGACGTTAAGGATGATAATGATGTTTTAGAGGAGAGCGATCAGATTAGAAGAATGGAATTACTCAGCCAATTGAGAATGATTGATAATAAGCTGAACTCTCTTGCAAGACAAAAAGCAAGAACAAACTGGTATAAATTTGGGGACATGAATTCCAAATTTTATCATACGACCATTAGGTGGAGAAGACTCAAAAACGAAGTCAAAGGTGTGCAGGTTGGGGGgcaatggtgtgaggaaccgGAAGTAGTTCGCAGGGAAGCTAAGGCTTTGTTTGAAAATAGGTTTACGGCTACACGAGACTTCGGTGTAAATTTGGGCTCTGTGGAGTTCAAATCCCTTCCTCATGATATCAGCTTAAGCATGGTTTCGAGTTTTACAGAGGAAGAAGTGAAAGAAGCTGTATGGCAGTGTGAAGGTTCAAAGAGTCCAGGGCCGGATGGTTTCAACTTCACGTTCATTAGGAATTGTTGGGATGTCCTTAAATCTGATGTTATGGAAGCTGTAAATTCATTCCAAGAGACTGGGGTTATTCCAAAAGGCTGTAATGCTTCCTTCATTGCTTTGGTacctgatgactttttacggcaagtgcaccgcgtttgtcaaaagtaa